A single region of the Bifidobacterium asteroides DSM 20089 genome encodes:
- a CDS encoding SixA phosphatase family protein yields the protein MGLRKGLKVEDLRRCSRTLMLMRHAKTERQGSQGDRSRQLTDRGQRQARIMGRGLTALGLVPDRIICSGAPRARQTLDGMLKPLGDGPRVDYRESLYESGMQAVFDQLAQTEDRDRRVLILGHEPTMSICSQWLAEDNSDPDLLDLLNLGLPPATMVVLGSERPLTDWGTHQARLLGILGPQDLED from the coding sequence ATGGGTTTGCGAAAGGGTCTGAAGGTTGAGGATCTGCGGCGGTGCAGCCGAACCCTCATGCTCATGCGTCACGCCAAGACCGAACGCCAGGGGTCGCAGGGCGATCGCAGCCGCCAGCTGACCGACCGTGGCCAGAGACAGGCTCGAATCATGGGCCGTGGCTTGACCGCTTTGGGCCTGGTGCCTGACCGCATCATCTGCTCGGGCGCACCTCGGGCCCGTCAGACCCTGGACGGCATGCTCAAGCCCTTGGGGGACGGGCCGCGGGTCGATTACCGGGAATCCCTCTATGAATCCGGCATGCAGGCGGTCTTCGACCAGTTGGCGCAGACCGAGGACCGTGACCGCCGGGTCCTCATCCTGGGTCATGAGCCCACCATGTCTATCTGCTCACAGTGGCTGGCCGAGGACAACTCCGACCCCGACCTTTTGGACCTGCTCAATCTAGGACTCCCTCCGGCCACTATGGTCGTGCTGGGGTCTGAGCGGCCATTGACCGACTGGGGAACCCACCAGGCCCGTTTGCTTGGTATTCTTGGGCCCCAGGATCTTGAAGACTGA